The following are encoded together in the Chlorocebus sabaeus isolate Y175 chromosome 12, mChlSab1.0.hap1, whole genome shotgun sequence genome:
- the TMEM250 gene encoding transmembrane protein 250: MPVMPIPRRVRSFHGPHTTCLHAACGPVRASHLARTKYNNFDVYIKTRWLYGFIRFLLYFSCSLFTAALWGALAALFCLQYLGVRVLLRFQRKLSVLLLLLGRRRVDFRLVNELLIYGIHVTMLLVGGLGWCFMVFVDM, translated from the coding sequence ATGCCGGTCATGCCCATCCCGAGGCGGGTGCGCTCCTTCCACGGCCCGCACACCACCTGCCTGCATGCAGCCTGCGGGCCCGTGCGCGCCTCCCACCTGGCCCGTACCAAGTACAACAACTTCGACGTGTATATCAAGACGCGCTGGCTGTACGGCTTCATCCGCTTCCTGCTCTACTTCAGCTGCAGCCTGTTCACCGCGGCGCTCTGGGGTGCTCTGGCCGCCCTCTTCTGCCTACAGTACCTGGGCGTTCGCGTCCTGCTGCGCTTCCAGCGCAAGCTGTcggtgctgctgctgttgctgggcCGCCGGCGCGTGGACTTCCGCCTGGTGAACGAGCTGCTCATCTACGGCATCCATGTCACCATGCTGCTAGTCGGGGGCCTGGGCTGGTGCTTCATGGTCTTCGTGGACATGTGA